AACCAGGGTAATCACGGTTTGATCGCGTACACGTTAGCCTTTTTTGTGCTGTTAAACCACCCCTATACAGACGTATACCATAGCTTGGCCAGACTTAATTTCATCTCCCGATATGCCCAAAGTCTCCCGACATATCAGGAATTAAATTACCATCGGCATTGTCTCCGGTTATCAAAAAAGTGGCTTTTTGAGGCATAAATGGCATTTTGAGCCTTTCTGGTCAACTGGTATGGTGTTGGCATTCTTAAATCCGATGGGCTGCTAAAGGCAGTACACCGAACCATCGGAAAACAAAACGAATGGCCCAATACCAGTCATGACGACACATACCTACGACATTATTATCATCGGAACCGGCTCCGGTGGTGGAACAATTGCCCAGCATTTAGCCCCAACCGGGAAAAAAATTCTGATTCTGGAACGGGGTGATTTTATCCCCAAAGAGAAAGAGAACTGGGACGTTATGCAAGTAGTGGTCAATGGCCGCTACCGCACCGACGAGGTTTGGTACGATAAAGACAACCAGCCGTTTAAGCCGTTTACGCACTATGTAGTGGGTGGCAACAGCAAAATGTACGGAGCCGCCTGTTTTCGGCTGCGCGAATCCGACTTTCAACAGACACAGCACGAAACGGGTATCTCGCCAGCCTGGCCGCTGACATACGCCGATTTTGCGCCTTATTACGATCAGGCCGAACGGCTTTATAGCGTGCATGGCATCCGAAGTGTCGATCCTACTGAGCCCCCAACCAGCCAGCCGTATCCGTATGCCCCCATTACGCCCGAACCCTTTGCCAAAGAACTCTACGAAAACGTCCAGAAAACGGGATTGAAACCGTTTCCGATTCCGATGGCGGTGCGGCTGGGGCAGGATAAACCTGAACGCCCTGACGCGCCCACGGTGCTGGGCAATTTCGATGGCTTCCCCGACCCGTCTGAAGCCAAAGCCGATGCGCATGTAACGGGTGTCCGGGTGGCTTTACAATACCCAAATGTAACGCTGCTGACCAACACCGTAGCTACCCGACTGATTACGGATGATACAGGCAAGGGCATTACGGCTGTGCAGGTGCTGCGAAACGGCCAAATAGAAACGTTTGAAGCCTGTCTGGTGATTTTGGCGGCAGGAGCTATCAACTCAGCAGCTTTGCTACTACGCTCGGCCAACGGGCAGCACCCCAACGGATTAGCGAATAGCAACGACCTAGTCGGGCGAAATTATATGGCCCATATCAACGGCTGCCTGATTGCCTACACGCCTGACAAGCTGAATACAGCTGCGTTTCAGAAATATTTCTGCATCGGCGACTATTACGAAGCCACGCCCGAAAACCCGTATCCATTGGGTGAAATTCAGTTGATGGGCAAAAACGACCCGCCCACGGTGGCTGAACTGGCTGCTGATTTTCTGCCCGACAAAGACGCGGCCTGGCTATCGACTCACAGCATCGACTTTTGGCTGACCGCCGAAGACTTGCCCGACCCTGAAAACCGGGTAACACTCACGCACGATGGGGCTATCCAACTCATCTATCACCGCGAACAGAATAACGTGGCCGCTTTTGAAGCCCTGAAACAAAAACTCAAAGATCTGTTTGTGAAACTGGGCGATATAGACCCCGCTCTCAAAACCGTATACTGGGCAGGCTACGATCTGGGAATCAGCGGGGTTTCGCACCAGTGCGGTACGCTCCGGTTTGGTACGGACCCGGCTACGTCGGTGCTTGATGTGAATTGTAAGGCGCATGAACTCGACAATCTATACGTGGTCGATGGGAGCTTTTTCCCCTCATCGGGGGCTTACAACCCATCGTTGACTACCGTTGCCAATGCCCTGCGCGTCGGCGATCATTTACTGAAAAATGTGCTATAGGCACGTGGTTATTGCCGGTTATTCACTCGCTACGATTTCCAATTCTGCATTCCATAAAGATACTTTATGAAACGCCATTTGCTAAAAAACCACTTTGGGTGTGCACTGATTCTGTTCAATTTGTTTTTCTGGACCGGACAGGCGCAGGAAGTTAGGGAAGTGATCCGCCGGACGGTAAGTCTGAAACGGGCTACTCCATACCCACCGATTCGCAGAGCAACGACCGCTGGTTTCAGCACTTGGCTATTGGGGTGAGTGACATAGACAAAGCGTATAGCCTGCTCCGTCAGCAAAAAGTAGCCTGAAGAATAACCCGTAACCATGAAACCATCACGCACCGTACTGGCCGTATTGCTGGCCATGACCACCGCTTCGGCTGCTATCAAATACGCCGTCGATAACGGCGCACCCGGCGGTAGCATCGCCATTGTGGATTCGGGCAGACATCTGCTCTACCTCGAACGGATGGGCAATACCTTTTTTCAGGCCGCTGAACTACTCGCTACCAACCTCGGCAGCCCTAACGGCATTGCGTTTCGCCTGACGAAAAATACCGCTACGTCTCCAACCGGGACATTCAGGATATTCATCATACCAAGACGCTATACCTCCCCGCTCACACCGGCTTGTATAAAATCAGAACCGTCAACGGCGGTAAGCTGGTAAAACCATTATTTAACTATCCAGTAACATGTTTCAAAAACCCAACCAACGATTAGTCGGCCAGACGGCCATCATTACCGGAGCCAGTTCGGGCATCGGGAAAGCAACCGCCCTTTCGCTGGCAATGGAAGGTGCTCACGTCGTAATCAACTACATCGGCAACCCGGTCGGAGCCGAAGAAGCCGCCCAACTCATTCGGGACAATGGCGGTCAGGCCATGCTTGCTCAGGCCGATGTGAGCAAGGAAGATCAGGTACAGAAAATGTTTGCCGATACGATTGCCGCCTTCGGTACGGTCGATATTCTGGTTGCCAATGCGGGCCTGCAAAAAGATGCCAAGTTTATCGACATGAGCCTGAAAGACTGGCAGTTTGTGCTGGACGTAAACCTGACTGGGCAATTTTTGTGCGCTCGTGAAGCCACCCGTGAGTTTCTGCGTCGGGGGCCACGGCCGGAGGTGTCGCAGTCGCTCGGCAAGATTATCTGCATGAGTTCGGTGCATGAAATTATCCCCTGGGCGGGTCACTCCAATTATGCGGCCTCAAAGGGTGGGGTTATGCTGCTCATGAAGTCTATCGCTCAGGAATTGGGTGGGTATAAGATCCGGGTCAACAGCGTAGCACCCGGCGCCATTCGTACACCTATCAACCGATCCGCCTGGGAAACGCCACAGGCTCTGTCGAACCTAATGAAGCTGATTCCCTACAAACGCATCGGCGAAACCTCCGACATTGGCTCAACAGTGGCCTGGCTCTGCTCCGACGAAGCCGATTACATTCACGGTCATACGATGGTAGTAGATGGCGGCATGACACTGTACCCCGGTTTTGAAGATAACGGCTAACCAACCTCTCGATGAAAACGACAAAGAAACAACCAAACACTGTGGCCGAACGAGTTCGGTTGCAGGAGCAATACAGCGGAAAACAAGATTGGCTGCACTGGGGGCCTTACCTATCGGAGCGGCAATGGGGAACCGTGCGGGAAGATTATAGCCCCTATGGCAATGCCTGGGAGTATTTCTCGCACGACCACGCTCGCTCAAGAACCTACCGCTGGGGTGAAGACGGCATCGCCGGAATTTCCGACGAAAAGCAACGGCTTTGTTTTTCTATCGCCCTCTGGAATGGCAAAGACCCCATTTTGAAAGAACGCCTTTTCGGGCTGACGGGCAACGAAGGGAATCATGGCGAAGACGTGAAGGAACTGTACTATTACCTCGACAGCACGCCCACCCACTCGTACATGAAGCACCTTTATAAGTATCCGCAACGGGCTTTTCCCTATGCCGACCTCGTAGAGACCAACCGCTCCCGCGACCGTTATCAACCCGAATATGAGCTACTGGATACAGGTATTTTCGACGAGAACCGCTACTTCGACGTATTTACCGAATATGCCAAAGCGTCGGAACAGGATATTCTGATTCGGATTACGGTTCATAATCGCGGCTCCGAAGCCGCTCCTGTACACCTGTTGCCAACGCTTTGGTTTCGGAACAACTGGTCGTTTGGGCAGATTCCGGCCAAACCCCGGATTCGACGTGGTGCCGATACCGAAGGGGCCGGTAGCTTACAGACCGAACATCCCGGACAATGCCCCTACACGCTCTATTTTGAGCCGACCCAAACGGTATTGTTTACCGAAAATGAGACCAACACCGAGCGCGTTTTTGGTTATCCAAGTGCCCATCCGTTTACCAAAGACGCTTTCCACCGGGCCATTATTGGCGGAGAGTTCGATAGTCTGAGCCAGCGTGTCGAAGGGTCCAAAGCGGCTCCGGTCTATCAGCTTACCATACCAGCGGGTGAGTCGGTAACGGTCAAACTGCGGCTCTCACGCAGTGCCAACAGCAAACCGCTTGGTGCGGAGTTCGATCAGCTAGTTACTCAGCGCGTTCAGGAGGCCGACGAGTTTTATGCTACCATTCAGTCGCCGGAGGCTGATGCCGAAACTAAAAACATTCAGCGCCAGGCGTTTGCCGGGATGCTCTGGTCGAAGCAGTTTTATTACCTCGACGTACCCCAATGGCTCGACGGCGACCCCGGCCAGCCTGCTCCACCTGCCGAACGCAAACACGGCCGGAACCACCAGTGGCGAACCCTCAACAACGAAGACATCATCTCGATGCCCGACAAGTGGGAGTACCCCTGGTATGCAGCCTGGGATTTGGCCTTCCATTGCGTGCCGTTAGCCCGGGTTGACCCCCAGTTTGCCAAAAATCAGCTTATTCTGTTTCTACGCGAGTGGTATATGCACCCCAACGGGCAGTTACCCGCCTACGAATGGGCCTTTGGTGACGTAAATCCGCCCGTTCATGCGTGGTCGTGTCTGGCGGTGTACAAGCTCGAAGCGGCACAGACGGGCGTGGGCGATGTGGATTTTCTGAAACGGGTTTTCCTGAAACTACTGCTCAACTTTACGTGGTGGGTCAACCGCAAAGATGCCAAAGGCAACAACGTATTTGAAGGCGGGTTTCTTGGACTTGACAACATTGGTGTTTTCGACCGGAGCAATCAGATTCCGGGCGGTGGTCGATTAGAGCAGGCCGACGGCACAAGCTGGATGGCGATGTACTGCCTCAATATGCTTGAAATGGCGCTCGAAATTGCCAAAACTGATGTTACTTACGAAGACGTAGCCACCAAGTTCTTTGAGCACTTTGTCTATATCGCCGAATCGCTCAACCGCCTGGGCGAAGACTGGGATGGTTCGTGGGACGAAAACGAAGCCTTTTTCTACGACATTCTGGAACTACCCGGTCAGCACTACATACCGCTAAAAATTCGGTCGCTGGTGGGGCTTTCGACGCTCTTTGCCGTCCTGAAAATTCCGAGAAGCATCTTCGCCAAACTACCCGATTTTACGAAGCGGATGCGCTGGTTCCAGCAATATCAGAAGCAGGGGAAAATGCACATTGTGGTCGAAGATATTGACGAGAATCAGGATCTGCTGCTGTCGCTGATTCCACCGGACCGGCTGGAACGGCTACTCCATGCCATGCTCGATGAAGGTGAGTTTCTGGCTCCGGGCGGCATCCGGTCTATTTCCAAAATTCACGAACACGGCTACTCAGTGCATATCGACGGGCAGGAGTTTGGGTTACGTTATGAACCCGGCGAATCGTCGAGTGGGTTGTTTGGAGGAAATTCCAACTGGCGCGGCCCCATCTGGATGCCGATGAACTATCTGCTGGTTTGCGCGCTCCGTACCTACCATAGCTACTACGGCAATCAGGTGCAGGTAGAGTTTCCAACTGGTTCGGGGCAACAAATTTCGCTGGGTGAAGCGGCTTCTATGCTGGCTCAGCGGCTGGTTGGTATTTTCCGGCCCGATGCCAACGGGTATCGGCCTGTCAACGGCAACGAAGGCCGATATGCCACTGACCCGCATTTTAAAGACCTGGTCTTGTTCTACGAATATTTTCACGGCGACACCTCGCGGGGTGTTGGAGCCAGCCACCAAACCGGCTGGACAGGTGTAATTGCGGATTTGATTGGATCGTGAACTGAATAACCCAAAGACTATCTTCATGAACCTTAATAATTTTGATGAACTCACCGACCGCGAATGGCTCGTTACCAACGGGTTGGGTGGCTATGCCAGTAGTACGCTGACGGGTGCCAATTCGCGTCGGTATCATGGACTGTTGGTGGCGGCACACAATCCGCCAACCGACCGTCAGGTAGTGGTGTCGAAGGTAGAAGAAACGGTGCTGACCGAACAGGGTAGTGTATCGTTGTCGAGCAATCGGTATGGCGAGTTTGTGCATCCGCAGGGGTGGCAGCATCTGGTTTCGTTTGAGCGATTGCCATTACCAACCTGGGCTTTTCAGGTAGGCGAACACCAGATTGCCAAAACCGTATGGATGGTTCAGAACGCCAACACCACGCTGGTGTCGTATCAGAACCGGGGCAAAACTGCCGTCACCCTGCAACTAATGCCCTTATTTGTGCAGCGCGATTACCACAGCCTGTTTCATCAGACCGATTTTTACGACTACTACATCGCTCAGATCAAACCTTACCTGAAGCTCTATGCCCATTATGGCGCTCAGCCAGTGTACTGGGCTTATTCGGGCGGAACGTTCGTCGAAAGTCGGGCGTGGTATCATCAGTTTACGTATCGGGAAGAGCAGAAACGGGGACTGGACTTTGTCGAGGATGCGTATTCAGTAGGTTACGTGGAGGTACGGCTGGAGGCTGGTGACGAATGTTTTCTGACGTTTTCGATGGATGAAAATCTGCTGATTCCAAACCCTGTTGATTTACGTACTGCTGAAATCAATCGAGTTGAAGCCCTACGCCAATCACAAACAGACTCGTTTTTGAAAGACCTTGTGCTGTCCGCCAATCAGTTTATTGTACAACGGCAATCGACAGGTAGCGAGACCATCATTGCCGGGTATCACTGGTTTACCGATTGGGGCCGCGATACCATGATTGCCTTGCGGGGACTGTGTATTTCGCTCGGTCATCAGCAAACGGCCAAACGAATTCTGGCTACGTTTTTTCAGTATCTGGATGATGGTATGCTGCCCAATCGCTTCCCCGACAACAGCCAGGACCCGGTTGAATACAACACCATCGATGCGACGCTGTGGCTGTTTGTGGCCCTCTACGAATACCACCAACGGTTCAACGACCTGGCGTTTGTGGAGCAATATTATGAGCAGTTGCTAACCATACTGGATGCCCATCAGAACGGCACCCGCTACGGTATTCATGTGACCGATGAGGGGCTGTTGTACGGCGGCCGAGGCACCGCCCAGCTCACCTGGATGGATGCCCGCGTAGGCGATTATGTCGTAACATCCCGCCACGGCTGTCCGGTTGAAGTGAACGCGTTGTGGTACAATGCGCTGAAAATCACGATTTACTTTGCCCAGCAACTACGTCGAAAACCCGATATGTATGGGCTGATGCTTCGGCGGTTTGAGAAAAGTTTCCGGTCGGCATTCTGGAATGAAAAAGGCTATCTGAACGATGTGGTTCTTCCTGGCAGCGCACCCGATGCCAGCATCCGGCCCAACCAGATTTATGCCTTGAGCCTACCATTTCCCTTGCTAAACAAAACTGACCAACAACAAATTCTCAAGATGGTAGAGACTCATCTATACACACCCTATGGCCTGCGAACCCTCTCGCCCGACGATCCGGCGTTTGTGGCGGTTTATGGGGGCGATCAGTGGCTGCGCGATACGGCCTATCATCAGGGAACCGTATGGCCATTTTTGCTGGGTGAATACTGGACCGCCTATGTACGGGTACATGGCGACACAGTAGCTACCCGAAAGCGTATGAATGGCGAACTGGCAACGCTGAAACAGCACTTTTACGAAAACGACTGCCTCTTTGGTATCTCCGAAATTTTCGACGGCTTGCACCCGCAACACGGACGAGGCACTGCCAATCAGGCCTGGTCGGTGGGAGCCATTATCAAACTATTGACCGATTACCCGGCTCGGTTACCGCGCACAAAGGATGAAAACACTACAAAAAAATTGGCCACTCTACCTGATTGAAGCCTGGGCCTTAGGTACGTTTATGGTGTCGGCCTCGCTGGTTGTCATTGCCGTCGAGTATCCGGCTTCGCCTATTCGGCAGGTTATTGATTCATCGATTGTTCGGCGGGCCTTGATTGGCGTAGCGATGGGGCTAACGGCCATCGGGCTGATTTATTCGGGATGGGGCAAACAGTCGGGTGCACACCTGAATCCAGCCGTTACCATTGCCCAGTGGCGGCTGAACCGGATTTCGACCATTGATGCATTGGCTTATATCGTGGCGCAATTTGTGGGCGGTTCGCTGGCTATTGCCCTGCTGGCCTGGCTTATGCCGAGCTACATGGCGCACCCAGCCGTCAATTTTATAACAACACAACCCGGTCCAACGGGTGTTTGGGTGGCGCTGGCGTGTGAATTTTTACTGGCCTTTGGCATGCTCACGCTGGTATTGATCCTCAGTAATTCGGTTCGGCTGGCTCCCTACACGGGCTATTTTGTGGGGCTGGTTGTGGCATTGTACATCACGTTTGAAGCTCCTTTTTCCGGGATGAGCATCAACCCGGCCCGCACCGTTAGCTCGGCCTTGTCGGCACAGGTCTGGGCAGGCTGGTGGCTCTATTTCATCGGTCCCATTACGGGTATGTGGCTGGCAGGCTGGCTCTACCGACGCCGTTACCGACGGCGGCAGGGTGAGTGTCGTACAATGGCCATGCACCTATCCGGCCAGAAAAGCGGTTGCCAGACGTATGAAGTGCTCTGGTGGAGCGAAGATGAAAGTTAGGACAACATGACAAAAGCGACTAAAAACAGTTGAAATCAAGTCTTTATGAAAACAATTCTTGTAACCGGAGCTGCCGGTAATCTGGGAAAATCGGTTGTTGAACACTTGCAGCAGCAAGGCTATTTGGTACTGGCCACGTTCAGTTCTGACCGCGACCTTCACCTGTATGACCATCTGCCCAATGTGCGCCCTTACGTGGTCAATGTGCTGGATGAAGCTAGTATAACAACTTTCATGACCGATACGTCGGATTTTGATATACGTGCGGCTGTGTTGCTCGTCGGAGGATTTGCTATGGGACGTATTCAGCAAACCGACGTTCGGCTGCTCGAAAAAATGATTGACCTCAATTTTGTGTCAGCCTTTAACCTCGTCAAACCGCTGATGTGTCGCTTTGAACAACGGGGAGGAGGCCAGTTTGTGCTGATCGGTTCACGCCCTACGCTCAACCCGACTGAAGGGAAGGATGTATTTGCCTACGCCATGAGCAAAGCCCTTGTTTTTGAACTGGCCAAGCTGATCAATGCCGAGGGTAAGCACGCGCATACGACCGCCACCGTAGTGGTGCCCAGCACCCTCGATACGCCCGCCAACCGGACAGCCATGCCCGATGCCGACCCGGCCCACTGGGTGCCGACCGAACGCATTGCCGACCTGATTACCTTTCTGATCAGCGATACGGGCCGAATGACGCGCGAAACCGTCGTGAAAATCTATAACCGGGCTTAACCCCTAAAGTCATGATTGAACTACTGGTTATGCTGTTTTATGGCTACGTAAGGGCCGGAGTTGTTTTTGGGGTGTATTTTATTGGCTGGGGAGCTGCCCGTATTGATCACGAAGCTAAAGACATGAGCCTGGCTGTTCGGCTGTTGCTGTTGCCTGGTTCGGTTGCCCTTTGGCCGTTGCTTTTACAAAAACTACTTCGGCATCGGTCGTCTTCACCTACTGATTCTAACCCTGTATGACCATGACACCAAAACTTCGACAAACACACCGGGCAATGTGGGGGCTACTGGCAATCCTGTTACCCATCGGGTTTATTTCTACACTGAGCCTGGACAGAGACCCACCTATCCAGCAACAAACCATTGCTTTGCCTTTGCCGGACGCCCTTCCTATCGTGGTTAGAACCGTAGAAAAGCCGGGCATACAGGCCACGCTTCGCCGTAGTAATCAGTCGGCCGATCCTCAGCTTGAACTCGTTGTTCGCCAACCTTACGAAGCGCCTTCGGTCGTGGTCAACGTGGTTACACCCACACGCCAACTGGCCATTGGCTCTGTAGATGTAGCGGGTATCTATCGGTTCGCGTTACCCGATTCAACACTGCACCCAACCATCAGCTTGGTGGATGATCTCAAACACAGCGTTCTTCAAACCATTCAATTTTAAGATCGTATGGCGCTAAACTACCTGCCCGTTTCCTGGAATGGTCAGAAAAAATTATATGATTGGACCATTGCCGGACTTGCCACGGTATATCTGGTTATTTTCTGTGGGCTTCAGGCTGTTTTGTTTCCCGACGTAACTGCCGAAACCATCATCATCCGGGCGACCAGTACACTGGCTTTTCTGATGCTTCACGTTATTTTGATTATTGGCCCATTGTGTCGGCTCAGTACCCGTTTTTTGCCATTGCTTTATAACCGGCGGCATTTGGGGGTCAGCATGTTTCTGGTGGCTTCGGTACATGGTATTTTCAGCGTGATTCAGTTTCATTCGCGTGGCAATGTCGATCCGCTGGTGTCGCTTTTTACGTCCGAACCCGGCTATGAGCACCTGTCGCAATTCCCGTTTCAGACGCTGGGCTTTTTCGCCCTTCTGATTCTGTTTTTGATGGCGGCCACCAGTCATGATTTCTGGCTAAAAAACCTAAGCCCCCGAGTCTGGAAAACCCTGCACATGGGTGTATATGTCGTTTATGGCCTCCTCGTGATGCATGTATTGCTTGGCGTATTGCAGCAGGAAACGGCTACAGTTTACACAGTTGTGCTAGGAATTGGCATGGCTTTGGTAATTGGCTTGCATTTGGCCGCAGCGATTGTCAGCCAGCGAACGGATAGTAGGCCGCTGGGTCAGGCGATGGATGGGTTTGTGGAGGTATGTGATGTGCATGAGATTGCCGAAAACCGGGCAAAGACCCTGATGATTAATGGCCAGAACATTGCGCTGTTTCGATACGATGGCAAGGTGTCGGCGATCAATAACCAGTGTCGGCATCAGAATGGGCCGCTGGGCGAAGGAAAGATCATCGACGGTTGCATTACTTGCCCCTGGCATGGTTATCAATACTTGCCCCACAATGGTCAGTCGCCCCCGCCGTTCACCGAAAAAGTAGAAACCTATGCTGTAAAGTGCATTAGTACAAGGGTCTGGGTTGACCCAACTCCGGCTCCACCCGGCACCCCCCAAACGCCAGCTTTACTTAATGGACAATGAATAATGGCTAATGCATAATGCCGCAGAGAATCCCATTATTAATTATCAATTTTTCATTAATAGCTATGAAACCAGAAGATGATTTTTACATTGGCTGGCAGTCCGACGCACCTCTTTCAATTCGAAAAGTGGTTTGGCGAGCCGTGATTGCACTAGCCTTAATTGTGCCCATTCTGGCGGGGCTACTCGTCTGGCAGCAACGCGGTTTTTCGGGGGCTGTATTCGAGTATGGTACGCTGACAACACTCGAAGGTGAACTGATCCGAACGCCTGTACCTTTTTTGCGGGTTCCTGTGAAACAAACAGCCGATAATGCCCCACTTTTTGAACGGGTATTACTCATCGGTTTCAACAAACGCGGGGCCGATTCAACCCTGAACGCATGGGAACGTAAATACGGCCCATTGACCAATAAACGGCTGAAAGTACGGGGAACGCTTATTTACCACGATGGGAAAGCTGCTCTTGAACTGACCGAGGAAGCCGACGCTTTAATAGATGTTTCTGGTATAAAACCGTCATCAATACCGCCCGTTTCCTCAACGCTGGGGCAGAGTAGCTTGGGTATCGTCAGGTTAACCGGCGAAATTACAGACCCTAAGTGTATGCTTGGCGTGATGAAACCCGGCCAAGGTCGCCCGCATCGGTCGTGTGCCGTGCGCTGCATTGCCGGGGGTATTCCTCCCTTGCTGGCGGTTCAGAATCGCAGTGGTCAGCGCAATTACTATTTAGTTGTGGGACCGATGGGAGAGCCACTGAATGCATCTATATTAATCAATGTAGGCCGTTCGGTTGAACTGAGGGGCCGGTTAGAGCAGGCCGATAACTGGCTCATTCTTTACACCGATTCGGTTCAGCCGCTGGCTCAGGCTCCGCTGGATCGGTCCATGCAGGTAGCGATGTGCTGGTAATTTTTCTAAATCGTCCAGCGGTGCATCAAAATCAGGACTCATTTGAAACTGGCCTTTGGCACTCCCAAATACGGGAGCTTTTCGTTCAAGAGGTTTCTCCGTAGTTTTACGGGTAGCCAAAAAATCAACAAAGTCAGCTACCTCTGCTTGGTAAACAGGCGGTAAAGTCTGGTATTTCTGATACAGTTGGAGATACGTCTTGTGTTTAGGGCTAATTTGACTCATAACAAAGATAATGAGTTTACCTGTTCGCTATATAGCTTTCAAAACTATGTAGGTGAGCCTTTTCAGCCGAACAGTGTAGTGCCAGAAGCTATAATAGGTAATGAGAATCGTATTGACCGGAAGTTCGGGGCGAGTTGGGCGGGCTATTTATAACGCTTTAGCCACTGAACACGATGTCGTTGGTATTGATCGAACCGCTTTCTCAACCACGCGCATCGTGACTGATTTTGCTGACAAATACCTCCTGACCGATGTGATGAAGGGGGCAGATGCAGTCATTCATACGGCCGCCTTACATGCTCCTCATGTGGGTGTGCTATCCGATGCCGAGTTTACCCGGATTAATGTTGATGGAACCCGTTTGGTCGCAGAAGCAGCTTTGGCCACACAAGTCAGGCGGCTTGTCTTTACCAGTACAACCGCCATTTTTGGCAAGAGCATCGAGGATGGTCTTTCTGCCTGGGTGACGGATGAAACAATTCCTCAGCCTCGAAGCATTTATCATCGGACGAAGCTGGAGGCTGAAGCTTTACTTCGCCGTGTAGCCGACGACCATTTGGCTATTCGTGTGATCCGTATGTCGCGCTGTTTTCCTGAACCGGCCGACCTGATGGCCATTTATCGCTTAACGCGGGGTGTTGATGTGCGCGATGTGGCCCGTGCTCACGTTGCTGCATTGACCAATGAAGGAGAAGCTTATCAGGAATTTATCGTCTCAGGAGATACCCCTTTTCAGCCAGAAGACTGTGCCGATTTAGCAACCAATCCCACAACGATCTTAG
This window of the Spirosoma aerolatum genome carries:
- a CDS encoding GMC oxidoreductase, producing the protein MTTHTYDIIIIGTGSGGGTIAQHLAPTGKKILILERGDFIPKEKENWDVMQVVVNGRYRTDEVWYDKDNQPFKPFTHYVVGGNSKMYGAACFRLRESDFQQTQHETGISPAWPLTYADFAPYYDQAERLYSVHGIRSVDPTEPPTSQPYPYAPITPEPFAKELYENVQKTGLKPFPIPMAVRLGQDKPERPDAPTVLGNFDGFPDPSEAKADAHVTGVRVALQYPNVTLLTNTVATRLITDDTGKGITAVQVLRNGQIETFEACLVILAAGAINSAALLLRSANGQHPNGLANSNDLVGRNYMAHINGCLIAYTPDKLNTAAFQKYFCIGDYYEATPENPYPLGEIQLMGKNDPPTVAELAADFLPDKDAAWLSTHSIDFWLTAEDLPDPENRVTLTHDGAIQLIYHREQNNVAAFEALKQKLKDLFVKLGDIDPALKTVYWAGYDLGISGVSHQCGTLRFGTDPATSVLDVNCKAHELDNLYVVDGSFFPSSGAYNPSLTTVANALRVGDHLLKNVL
- a CDS encoding amylo-alpha-1,6-glucosidase yields the protein MNLNNFDELTDREWLVTNGLGGYASSTLTGANSRRYHGLLVAAHNPPTDRQVVVSKVEETVLTEQGSVSLSSNRYGEFVHPQGWQHLVSFERLPLPTWAFQVGEHQIAKTVWMVQNANTTLVSYQNRGKTAVTLQLMPLFVQRDYHSLFHQTDFYDYYIAQIKPYLKLYAHYGAQPVYWAYSGGTFVESRAWYHQFTYREEQKRGLDFVEDAYSVGYVEVRLEAGDECFLTFSMDENLLIPNPVDLRTAEINRVEALRQSQTDSFLKDLVLSANQFIVQRQSTGSETIIAGYHWFTDWGRDTMIALRGLCISLGHQQTAKRILATFFQYLDDGMLPNRFPDNSQDPVEYNTIDATLWLFVALYEYHQRFNDLAFVEQYYEQLLTILDAHQNGTRYGIHVTDEGLLYGGRGTAQLTWMDARVGDYVVTSRHGCPVEVNALWYNALKITIYFAQQLRRKPDMYGLMLRRFEKSFRSAFWNEKGYLNDVVLPGSAPDASIRPNQIYALSLPFPLLNKTDQQQILKMVETHLYTPYGLRTLSPDDPAFVAVYGGDQWLRDTAYHQGTVWPFLLGEYWTAYVRVHGDTVATRKRMNGELATLKQHFYENDCLFGISEIFDGLHPQHGRGTANQAWSVGAIIKLLTDYPARLPRTKDENTTKKLATLPD
- a CDS encoding heme-degrading domain-containing protein, whose protein sequence is MKPSRTVLAVLLAMTTASAAIKYAVDNGAPGGSIAIVDSGRHLLYLERMGNTFFQAAELLATNLGSPNGIAFRLTKNTATSPTGTFRIFIIPRRYTSPLTPACIKSEPSTAVSW
- a CDS encoding MGH1-like glycoside hydrolase domain-containing protein, which produces MKTTKKQPNTVAERVRLQEQYSGKQDWLHWGPYLSERQWGTVREDYSPYGNAWEYFSHDHARSRTYRWGEDGIAGISDEKQRLCFSIALWNGKDPILKERLFGLTGNEGNHGEDVKELYYYLDSTPTHSYMKHLYKYPQRAFPYADLVETNRSRDRYQPEYELLDTGIFDENRYFDVFTEYAKASEQDILIRITVHNRGSEAAPVHLLPTLWFRNNWSFGQIPAKPRIRRGADTEGAGSLQTEHPGQCPYTLYFEPTQTVLFTENETNTERVFGYPSAHPFTKDAFHRAIIGGEFDSLSQRVEGSKAAPVYQLTIPAGESVTVKLRLSRSANSKPLGAEFDQLVTQRVQEADEFYATIQSPEADAETKNIQRQAFAGMLWSKQFYYLDVPQWLDGDPGQPAPPAERKHGRNHQWRTLNNEDIISMPDKWEYPWYAAWDLAFHCVPLARVDPQFAKNQLILFLREWYMHPNGQLPAYEWAFGDVNPPVHAWSCLAVYKLEAAQTGVGDVDFLKRVFLKLLLNFTWWVNRKDAKGNNVFEGGFLGLDNIGVFDRSNQIPGGGRLEQADGTSWMAMYCLNMLEMALEIAKTDVTYEDVATKFFEHFVYIAESLNRLGEDWDGSWDENEAFFYDILELPGQHYIPLKIRSLVGLSTLFAVLKIPRSIFAKLPDFTKRMRWFQQYQKQGKMHIVVEDIDENQDLLLSLIPPDRLERLLHAMLDEGEFLAPGGIRSISKIHEHGYSVHIDGQEFGLRYEPGESSSGLFGGNSNWRGPIWMPMNYLLVCALRTYHSYYGNQVQVEFPTGSGQQISLGEAASMLAQRLVGIFRPDANGYRPVNGNEGRYATDPHFKDLVLFYEYFHGDTSRGVGASHQTGWTGVIADLIGS
- a CDS encoding SDR family oxidoreductase, producing the protein MFQKPNQRLVGQTAIITGASSGIGKATALSLAMEGAHVVINYIGNPVGAEEAAQLIRDNGGQAMLAQADVSKEDQVQKMFADTIAAFGTVDILVANAGLQKDAKFIDMSLKDWQFVLDVNLTGQFLCAREATREFLRRGPRPEVSQSLGKIICMSSVHEIIPWAGHSNYAASKGGVMLLMKSIAQELGGYKIRVNSVAPGAIRTPINRSAWETPQALSNLMKLIPYKRIGETSDIGSTVAWLCSDEADYIHGHTMVVDGGMTLYPGFEDNG